In Rhodococcus qingshengii JCM 15477, the sequence GGCACGTGAGCACGCGAGGGTCCGAGATTTCCATCGTGATGTTCTCTCGATCGTCGCGCGCCGCGACAACTCGGAGTCCGACGTGTTGTGGCTGGATCATCCGCTGCCTATGGCGTACAGCGTCGCCGGAAAGCCTGGATTTGTTGTTGCGACGCAAGGCTTGTCATCCGCTCTCAGTGGAGGCGAGCGGGATGCTGTCCTCGCGCACGAGCGTGCACACCTGAGCGGCGGTCATCACCGAATTGTCGGTGCGTGCGAAGTCTTGGCCGCTGTTCTTCCGCGAGTGCCGTTGTTCGCGGCGGCACCCGCTGCCGTCGGCGCGATCGTCGAACTGTCGGCGGACAGACACGCCGCTCGCGTCACCAGCCCGGCTGCGGTGCGTTCCGCCCTTGCCGTGGTGTCGAAATCGCCGCTTCCTCAGCCGGACTGGAGCTTGAGCGATCGCGGCAGCGCGACCGCGGTGCGATTGAGTTCCCTGGTCGACGGCGACGTGGCGTCGCCTCGGCGACTGACCTGCGCGGTGGCGGCCTGTGTGCCGGCCGCTGTCACGACGGCCGTTGCCGCAGCCGTGACGGTGGCCGTCTCCGCGGGGATCTGCGCTGTTCTGACCTGATCATTCTCCCAAGGCCGAATCGATCTGGGCTTTCAACTGCTCGTAGCTCGGCATCTGGTCCAGCTTCACGTCGTTGAGGAACAGCGTCGGAGTACCTTGGACGCCGAGGCGTCGGCCTTCTTCGAAGTCGCGCTCGACCCGCTCGCGGACGCCGCGGCTGCCGAGGTCGGATTCGAATCGGGCCATGTCAAGTC encodes:
- a CDS encoding M56 family metallopeptidase; protein product: MTLALPMFLGAMLVGFLVPRVLRAVSSALSPAVLLAAWLGSMASALYLALSAVLVLVWPSHAPVEGLVDGIARCFSAFAHGTSSWVGELITGTAVAVVGVIAVRIVLAGRKQAREHARVRDFHRDVLSIVARRDNSESDVLWLDHPLPMAYSVAGKPGFVVATQGLSSALSGGERDAVLAHERAHLSGGHHRIVGACEVLAAVLPRVPLFAAAPAAVGAIVELSADRHAARVTSPAAVRSALAVVSKSPLPQPDWSLSDRGSATAVRLSSLVDGDVASPRRLTCAVAACVPAAVTTAVAAAVTVAVSAGICAVLT